One window of the Verrucomicrobiota bacterium genome contains the following:
- a CDS encoding small ribosomal subunit Rsm22 family protein has protein sequence MNLDTIDWKALERLRSAFLNHTAGAADYWMDERDLASYDQTFAQRIGWKWDHVLAELPRLGWTPPPGGVLDWGCGSGIAGRAFLDHFGTQGISELCLYDRSPLAVQYAARRAREKYPGLEVTLGTGGTSPHGTLLVSHVLNELAPEQAVRLLQIASSFAAMIWIEPGTYEASAALVGVRERLRTQFQIVAPCTHSGACGLLDPANARHWCHHFASPPPEVYTGGPWAKFANLVGIDLSSLPLSYLVLDQRPAPAWPAGATRLLGTPRVSKHEALVFLCRAAGLGDCTVSKRALPEAYRQIKKGRAPVLARCAFEGNAVVGFEALGQEGK, from the coding sequence ATGAATTTGGACACCATTGATTGGAAGGCGCTGGAGCGATTGCGTAGCGCATTTTTAAACCATACCGCCGGGGCCGCGGATTACTGGATGGATGAACGGGACCTGGCGAGCTACGACCAGACGTTTGCCCAACGCATCGGCTGGAAGTGGGATCATGTGCTTGCGGAATTGCCGCGTTTGGGTTGGACCCCGCCGCCCGGTGGCGTGCTGGATTGGGGTTGCGGCAGTGGCATTGCCGGACGCGCGTTTTTGGATCATTTCGGCACGCAAGGCATCTCTGAATTATGCCTGTATGACCGCTCGCCTTTGGCGGTGCAGTATGCCGCCCGGCGGGCGCGGGAAAAGTATCCGGGGTTGGAAGTGACCTTGGGCACGGGCGGCACCTCCCCGCATGGAACACTGCTGGTCAGTCATGTGCTGAATGAGTTGGCACCCGAGCAGGCTGTCCGGTTGTTGCAAATTGCTTCGTCGTTTGCCGCGATGATCTGGATTGAGCCGGGCACCTACGAAGCCAGCGCGGCGCTGGTGGGCGTGCGGGAACGGCTGCGAACCCAATTTCAGATTGTTGCCCCATGCACGCATTCAGGCGCGTGCGGATTATTGGACCCGGCCAACGCGCGCCATTGGTGTCATCACTTTGCGTCGCCGCCGCCGGAAGTCTATACGGGTGGTCCTTGGGCGAAGTTTGCCAACCTGGTTGGCATTGATTTGAGCAGCCTGCCTTTAAGTTACCTGGTGCTGGATCAGCGCCCCGCGCCCGCCTGGCCGGCCGGTGCCACCCGTTTGCTCGGCACGCCGCGCGTGTCGAAACACGAGGCGCTGGTATTTCTGTGTCGCGCCGCCGGCTTGGGGGATTGCACGGTATCCAAACGCGCGTTGCCGGAGGCGTATCGCCAGATCAAAAAAGGCCGCGCACCGGTGCTGGCGCGTTGCGCGTTTGAGGGGAATGCGGTGGTGGGATTTGAGGCGCTGGGACAGGAAGGCAAATGA